Proteins encoded by one window of Engraulis encrasicolus isolate BLACKSEA-1 chromosome 23, IST_EnEncr_1.0, whole genome shotgun sequence:
- the LOC134440165 gene encoding uncharacterized protein LOC134440165, translating to MAFCPKTFNQSGSWIGAEGHTRSKRVFSHVNSAEEMAMASHWRPQSEHPYKYVRATRFSSSKYWKQYQKGQAASQEQQYHGMTNLPTSAPQTLRFVGNLIHPQSTSVRGSQLASTGPVVTPMRKDISFAGPALPNMATTCPSNMNNLIPTSDGTAALLSQLGPLKFVGNLNLPAGGFRQNIKPVQSAGIMTHGGLAAPRVDIMTSTSAAPASLSTGAFGGAPTHSQTAGSHYSREDLLKMINLHGEMMVKYRELRGKAEDIEKLMKQSVCPTERQEKTENKAKALDDLTGGIVLPEDAMEKLEAIPGILDLAREMGFLPMC from the exons ATGGCTTTTTGTCCGAAAACTTTCAACCAGAGTGGATCATGGATTGGGGCTGAAGGCCATACTCGTTCTAAGAGAGTGTTTTCCCATGTGAACTCTGCTGAAGAAATGGCCATGGCCTCTCATTGGAGGCCCCAGTCTGAGCATCCATACAAATATGTGCGGGCAACACGGTTTTCTTCCA GCAAGTATTGGAAGCAGTATCAAAAGGGGCAAGCCGCTTCCCAGGAGCAGCAGTACCATGGTATGACCAACCTTCCAACCTCAGCACCTCAGACCCTGAGATTTGTGGGCAACTTGATCCACCCTCAGTCCACCAGTGTCAGAGGTAGCCAGCTGGCCTCCACCGGACCTGTGGTGACTCCGATGAGGAAGGACATTTCCTTTGCGGGGCCTGCTCTTCCCAACATGGCTACAACCTGCCCATCCAACATGAACAACCTCATCCCTACATCTGATGGCACAGCTGCTTTGCTGAGCCAGCTTGGACCCCTAAAGTTTGTGGGGAATCTCAATCTACCAGCTGGGGGTTTTCGGCAGAACATCAAGCCAGTCCAGTCGGCTGGCATCATGACCCACGGAGGACTAGCAGCTCCAAGGGTCGACATCATGACATCAACGTCTGCAGCTCCTGCGAGTCTCTCCACTGGGGCCTTTGGTGGAGCCCCGACTCACTCTCAGACCGCTGGCTCTCACTACAGCAGAGAGGACCTTCTAAAGATGATCAATCTCCATGGTGAAATGATGGTCAAGTACAGAGAGCTGAGGGGTAAGGCTGAGGACATTGAAAAGCTGATGAAGCAGTCAGTGTGCCCTACTGAGCGTCAGGAGAAGACAGAGAACAAGGCAAAGGCATTGGATGATCTCACTGGGGGTATTGTTCTTCCTGAGGATGCTATGGAGAAACTTGAGGCTATTCCTGGCATTTTGGACTTGGCAAGAGAGATGGGCTTCCTGCCTATGTGTTAA